One segment of Neobacillus endophyticus DNA contains the following:
- the glmS gene encoding glutamine--fructose-6-phosphate transaminase (isomerizing): MCGIVGYIGNQDSKEILLKGLEKLEYRGYDSAGIALINADGVHVFKEKGRIADLRSIVDESIFATVGIGHTRWATHGVPSKVNSHPHQSTSSRFTLVHNGVIENYDLLKRDYLTDVTFKSETDTEVIVQLIEKFVNEGLDVLAAFRKTLALLHGSYALALLDAEENETIYVAKNKSPLLVGLGNGFNVVASDAMAMLQVTDQFVELMDKEIVIVSRNKVVIQNLNGEIINRAPYKALLDASDIEKGTYPHYMLKEIDEQPLVMRKIIQEYQNERGELIINSDILKAMNASDRIYIIAAGTSYHAGLVGKQFIEKMAKIPVEVHISSEFGYNMPLLSEKPLFIFISQSGETADSRAVLVQVKEMGYPALTVTNVPGSTLSREADFTLLLHAGPEIAVASTKAYTAQLAVLAILAEVTAKSRGLEIGFDLVHELGLAANAMEVLCDSKELIEQISREFLAVTRNCFFIGRGIDFYVGLEGALKLKEISYIQAEGFAGGELKHGTIALIEEGTPVIALATQESVNLSIRGNVKEVVARGANPCIISMKGLNMDEDSFVIPEVHDLLTPLISVIPLQLIAYYAALHRDCDVDKPRNLAKSVTVE, from the coding sequence ATGTGCGGAATTGTTGGATATATTGGAAATCAAGATTCGAAAGAAATTTTATTAAAAGGGTTAGAAAAGCTTGAATATAGAGGATATGACTCTGCTGGGATTGCATTGATTAATGCAGATGGGGTTCATGTTTTTAAAGAGAAGGGGAGAATTGCCGATTTACGCAGCATCGTGGATGAATCAATCTTTGCAACAGTTGGTATTGGACATACTCGCTGGGCGACACATGGTGTTCCAAGCAAAGTAAATTCCCACCCGCATCAGAGTACATCAAGCCGTTTTACTCTTGTGCATAATGGAGTAATTGAGAACTATGATCTTTTAAAACGTGACTATTTAACAGATGTTACTTTCAAGAGTGAAACCGACACGGAAGTTATTGTTCAACTTATAGAGAAATTTGTAAACGAAGGCTTAGATGTATTAGCGGCTTTCCGTAAAACATTGGCACTTTTACATGGTTCCTATGCTTTAGCTCTATTAGATGCTGAAGAAAATGAAACAATTTATGTAGCGAAGAATAAAAGCCCGCTATTAGTAGGATTAGGCAACGGCTTCAATGTGGTAGCTAGTGATGCAATGGCCATGCTTCAAGTTACAGATCAATTTGTCGAGTTAATGGACAAAGAAATTGTGATTGTATCTCGAAACAAAGTTGTCATCCAAAACTTAAATGGCGAGATAATCAACCGTGCGCCATATAAAGCACTGCTAGATGCCAGTGATATTGAAAAAGGAACGTATCCGCATTATATGTTAAAAGAGATTGACGAACAGCCTCTAGTAATGCGTAAAATTATTCAAGAGTATCAAAATGAGCGTGGTGAATTGATCATTAACAGTGATATTCTTAAGGCAATGAACGCTTCTGACCGAATTTATATTATTGCAGCAGGTACATCCTATCATGCAGGTCTTGTTGGAAAGCAGTTCATTGAAAAAATGGCAAAAATCCCTGTTGAAGTTCACATCTCCAGTGAGTTCGGATATAACATGCCACTCCTTTCAGAAAAGCCGTTGTTTATCTTTATTTCTCAAAGTGGGGAAACGGCCGACAGCCGTGCGGTTCTCGTGCAGGTGAAAGAAATGGGTTACCCTGCATTAACAGTTACGAATGTTCCTGGCTCAACGCTTTCACGTGAAGCGGACTTTACCCTTCTATTACATGCAGGGCCTGAAATTGCAGTTGCCTCTACTAAGGCTTATACAGCACAGCTTGCCGTTCTTGCCATTTTGGCGGAGGTAACAGCAAAAAGCCGCGGCTTAGAGATTGGTTTCGACCTTGTCCATGAGTTGGGCTTGGCAGCCAATGCAATGGAAGTACTTTGTGATTCGAAAGAATTGATTGAGCAAATTTCCAGAGAATTTTTAGCAGTAACACGTAATTGCTTCTTTATCGGCCGCGGAATTGATTTCTATGTTGGCCTCGAAGGAGCACTCAAGCTGAAGGAAATTTCTTATATTCAAGCAGAAGGCTTTGCTGGCGGAGAATTGAAGCATGGTACCATTGCTTTAATTGAAGAAGGTACCCCTGTTATTGCGCTAGCAACCCAAGAAAGCGTCAATTTAAGCATTCGCGGCAACGTGAAAGAAGTAGTAGCACGCGGTGCAAATCCTTGCATTATTTCAATGAAGGGCCTTAACATGGACGAAGACAGCTTTGTCATTCCGGAAGTCCATGATTTATTAACACCACTTATCTCTGTCATACCGTTACAATTAATTGCTTACTATGCAGCTCTTCACCGCGATTGCGATGTTGACAAACCGCGTAATCTCGCTAAATCAGTGACGGTTGAGTAA
- a CDS encoding diguanylate cyclase domain-containing protein, with translation MFHFFQNLALIIIFVSSSIYLFNKPLHQLKFLQKFLIGLLHSIFGIIFIYFGIIVEGSSILDFRQLAIISSAYFGGLTASIVTGLFLGIYRLFFVNGLNYASIMGAFSIFVLSLGLGIISNTVYRLIPKWTLMICYGLIIGNSTFLLVLSTHLSLLLYYSLVILFGCVLTAIALYLANVIELKIAVNQTIISLLNKFNDHKFEQIYLKVLEGLIYLIQCEYGNIAIFDGKKFKILCIFENHKYKFSNYVIEKGEVEVLEKMNSAAPIMYPNWKQNKPSGELERKFYAKGVRSSIHIPVIYKSECIAVINLGSNIPFHFTKMIMNAVNQILPVLSFGLSLIYSESKFATISQSANDGIILTNSHGQIISWNKGAENIFGYSKVEAIGKDLGMIIPYHNKEAPQGEAEGFFKKGMIGKTLEIRGIRKDGEIVPLEVSINKWHMGGILYFSCIIRNISERKKAEQELRDSEERYKKLIKLSPDGLCVYQGSRIILANEKAASLIGLNNPSELIGLKSLAFIPAEDHGKVQSLIKELYYGEETHKNFEVPLKRMNGDMINSEVSMSIIQYNGKPAIMATFRDITERKRIEYELKEANEKLERLSNIDGLTGIPNRRYFDDRLKREWEIASTLSSPLSILLCDIDYFKAFNDTYGHLQGDECLTQIAKELSKNLIQPNHFAARYGGEEFVVLLPDTNLKSALKIAARLKECVANLHIPHISSKVHEFVSTSIGVATFVPSSLASPNDLIEQADKALYEAKHLGRNRVAVYPKSIL, from the coding sequence ATGTTTCATTTTTTTCAAAATTTAGCTTTAATTATTATTTTTGTTTCCTCGTCCATATATTTGTTCAATAAGCCTCTACATCAACTTAAATTCCTCCAAAAATTCCTTATTGGGTTATTACATAGCATTTTTGGGATCATATTTATCTATTTTGGAATCATAGTTGAAGGAAGCAGCATTTTGGATTTTAGACAGTTAGCTATCATTTCTTCTGCTTACTTTGGAGGCTTAACAGCTTCAATCGTCACAGGATTATTTTTAGGAATCTATAGATTGTTTTTCGTTAATGGATTAAATTATGCTTCAATTATGGGAGCATTCTCTATATTTGTTCTTAGTTTAGGACTTGGAATTATTTCCAATACAGTTTATCGCTTGATCCCAAAGTGGACTTTAATGATTTGCTATGGACTAATAATCGGAAATTCGACATTCTTACTGGTACTTTCAACACACTTAAGCCTGTTGCTTTATTACTCTTTAGTCATTTTGTTCGGTTGTGTATTAACTGCAATTGCACTATATCTTGCTAATGTAATTGAATTAAAAATTGCAGTAAATCAAACAATTATTTCACTTTTGAACAAATTTAATGATCATAAGTTTGAACAAATTTATCTAAAAGTACTTGAAGGACTTATATATTTAATTCAGTGTGAATATGGAAATATCGCAATATTTGATGGAAAGAAGTTTAAAATACTATGTATTTTTGAAAATCATAAATATAAATTTTCAAATTATGTAATTGAAAAAGGGGAGGTAGAGGTATTAGAAAAAATGAATTCAGCTGCTCCTATCATGTATCCGAATTGGAAACAAAATAAACCTTCAGGAGAGTTAGAACGCAAATTTTACGCCAAGGGAGTTCGTTCCTCCATTCATATCCCTGTAATTTATAAATCTGAATGCATTGCTGTTATAAATCTAGGCTCTAACATTCCATTTCACTTTACAAAAATGATTATGAATGCTGTTAATCAAATCCTTCCTGTACTGAGTTTCGGATTGTCTTTAATTTATTCAGAAAGCAAGTTTGCGACTATATCACAATCAGCAAATGATGGGATTATTTTAACCAATAGCCACGGGCAGATTATTTCTTGGAATAAAGGGGCGGAAAATATTTTTGGATACTCGAAAGTTGAAGCAATTGGAAAAGATTTAGGGATGATCATTCCCTATCATAATAAGGAAGCACCCCAAGGAGAGGCAGAGGGATTTTTTAAAAAAGGGATGATTGGTAAAACTCTTGAAATTCGTGGGATTAGAAAAGATGGAGAAATTGTTCCCCTCGAGGTATCCATAAACAAATGGCATATGGGTGGTATTCTTTATTTTAGTTGTATTATACGGAATATTTCTGAAAGAAAAAAAGCCGAACAAGAATTAAGAGATAGTGAAGAAAGATACAAAAAATTGATCAAACTTTCACCTGACGGTCTTTGTGTTTATCAAGGAAGCCGAATTATTCTTGCCAATGAAAAAGCTGCATCACTCATTGGATTAAACAATCCTTCAGAGTTAATTGGATTAAAAAGTTTAGCGTTTATACCTGCTGAAGACCATGGTAAAGTTCAATCTTTGATAAAAGAACTTTATTATGGTGAAGAGACACACAAAAATTTTGAGGTGCCGCTCAAAAGAATGAATGGGGATATGATAAATTCAGAGGTCTCAATGAGTATCATTCAATATAATGGAAAACCTGCGATAATGGCTACATTTAGAGATATCACGGAAAGAAAAAGAATAGAATACGAACTTAAAGAAGCAAACGAAAAACTGGAACGTCTCTCAAATATTGACGGACTAACAGGGATTCCAAACAGACGCTATTTTGATGATAGGTTGAAAAGAGAATGGGAAATAGCCTCTACTCTTTCTTCTCCACTTTCCATTTTATTATGTGATATTGATTATTTTAAGGCGTTCAATGATACATATGGTCATCTCCAAGGTGATGAATGTTTGACACAAATCGCCAAAGAATTGAGTAAAAACTTAATACAACCCAATCATTTTGCAGCAAGATATGGTGGAGAAGAATTTGTGGTTTTATTACCCGATACAAATTTAAAATCTGCTCTTAAAATTGCAGCTCGCTTAAAGGAATGTGTTGCAAATTTGCATATTCCTCATATATCGTCCAAAGTGCATGAGTTTGTTTCAACAAGTATAGGAGTTGCAACGTTTGTTCCTTCCTCTTTAGCGTCACCCAACGACCTAATAGAACAAGCTGACAAGGCACTATATGAAGCCAAACATCTAGGCAGAAACAGGGTAGCCGTTTATCCCAAAAGCATACTATAA
- a CDS encoding ABC transporter permease — MIDFALRPNMPRLLLHIRMGTLDYVLTKPVDSMFFVSLRHLVFWRLIDVLLGLGLLIYGLFQKHFIPSLLDVGFFIFSIFAALLIIYSLWMLLMTTAFWVIRMDDLSFLFNSFFETTRFPITMYKGWLRMALTYILPAAFLTFTPASSLIGKWDGRTTVASIIIAVIFLLLARRFWKFALSNYTSASS, encoded by the coding sequence TTGATTGATTTCGCGCTTCGCCCCAATATGCCTAGACTTCTACTGCATATTCGGATGGGAACTTTGGATTATGTACTGACAAAACCGGTTGATAGTATGTTTTTCGTCAGTCTAAGGCATCTTGTTTTCTGGCGTTTGATTGATGTCTTGTTAGGACTCGGATTACTGATCTATGGTCTTTTTCAAAAGCATTTCATACCGTCTTTGCTTGATGTCGGTTTCTTTATTTTTAGCATCTTTGCTGCCCTTTTGATCATTTATTCATTATGGATGTTGTTGATGACCACCGCCTTCTGGGTAATTCGAATGGATGATTTGTCCTTCTTATTCAACTCCTTTTTTGAAACAACCAGGTTCCCCATCACCATGTATAAAGGATGGCTGCGTATGGCATTAACTTATATTTTACCGGCAGCATTTCTAACGTTTACCCCAGCAAGCTCCTTAATTGGCAAATGGGATGGGCGGACAACTGTTGCATCAATTATTATAGCAGTCATTTTCCTTTTGCTGGCACGCAGGTTCTGGAAGTTTGCACTTTCGAATTACACTAGTGCTAGCAGTTAA
- a CDS encoding ABC transporter permease — MLIKYRAILRMKYVEMFSYQLSTMVWMFGTMVQPLITMMVWMNIYPNQGNSFILYFTSLIMVERLTSAWDLWEMDRQIREGTFSYQIVRPFHPIHWAIAENIVYKGLFLIVLLPCWIILSLFIPALQLHLSVSQSGLFLSSLLLGAMIRFAFSYMFGILCFWMTKVTAIFAMFETVSLFISGRVAPFSLLPPFVKQISAFLPYRYMIGFPLEILTGADDIHTIQAGFLGSFIWTVLLIGAIGWLWKAGLKKNQAMGG, encoded by the coding sequence ATGCTAATTAAGTATCGCGCGATTTTGCGGATGAAATATGTAGAAATGTTTTCTTACCAACTCTCTACGATGGTATGGATGTTTGGCACGATGGTTCAGCCTCTGATTACGATGATGGTATGGATGAATATTTACCCCAATCAGGGAAACTCATTTATTTTGTATTTCACGTCTCTGATCATGGTAGAGCGCCTTACAAGTGCTTGGGACTTATGGGAAATGGATCGTCAAATACGGGAAGGCACGTTCTCCTATCAAATTGTTCGGCCATTTCATCCGATCCATTGGGCAATTGCCGAAAATATTGTTTATAAAGGATTGTTTTTAATTGTTCTTTTACCTTGCTGGATCATTCTATCCTTATTTATTCCTGCCCTTCAGCTGCATTTATCCGTAAGCCAATCGGGGCTATTTTTAAGTTCGTTATTACTCGGAGCGATGATCCGGTTTGCTTTTAGTTATATGTTTGGCATCTTGTGTTTCTGGATGACAAAAGTAACCGCCATCTTTGCCATGTTTGAAACCGTTTCTTTATTTATTTCCGGAAGAGTTGCCCCATTTTCTCTTTTACCGCCCTTTGTTAAACAAATCAGTGCCTTCCTGCCGTATCGATATATGATCGGATTCCCTTTAGAAATTTTGACAGGGGCAGATGATATTCATACTATCCAAGCTGGATTTTTGGGCTCTTTCATTTGGACTGTTCTTCTAATCGGGGCAATAGGTTGGTTATGGAAGGCTGGACTAAAGAAAAATCAGGCGATGGGTGGATAA
- a CDS encoding ABC transporter ATP-binding protein: MSIQVQDLNKSFRVHVRQEGWTEAFRSLFKREYQTVHAVKDVSFTINTGEIVGFLGPNGAGKTTTIKMLAGLLHPSSGKIDVSGFKPQEQKNEFKKIMSLVMGQKSQLIWDIPPMETFLVNKSVYEINEKMFRQTLDELVELLELAPLLGRPVRNLSLGQRMKCELAASLLHRPSILFLDEPTIGLDVNTQEKVRQFIAKYNREHKTTILLTSHYMGDVTALCDRVLIINHGKLLYDGELQVLTERLTPYKLLEVRLPFTSHGPWDKFGEVVSFEDGKLTLRVARDRVPIVSSELLTNFEINDLNIQDPPMEEVITLAFQEESHAN; this comes from the coding sequence ATGTCGATTCAAGTTCAAGATTTAAATAAGTCATTTCGTGTTCACGTTCGGCAAGAAGGCTGGACGGAAGCATTTCGCAGTTTGTTCAAACGGGAATACCAAACTGTTCATGCGGTGAAGGATGTGTCCTTCACTATTAATACGGGTGAAATTGTGGGGTTTTTAGGACCAAATGGTGCAGGAAAAACGACCACGATTAAAATGTTAGCCGGTTTACTTCACCCTTCTTCAGGAAAAATTGATGTGAGCGGTTTCAAACCACAAGAACAGAAGAATGAGTTCAAAAAAATCATGAGTTTGGTTATGGGGCAAAAGAGTCAATTGATTTGGGACATCCCACCGATGGAAACTTTTCTGGTAAATAAAAGCGTCTATGAGATTAACGAAAAAATGTTTCGGCAAACCTTAGATGAACTGGTTGAGTTGCTGGAATTAGCCCCTTTACTTGGAAGACCGGTCCGGAATCTAAGTCTGGGCCAACGAATGAAATGTGAATTAGCCGCCTCGTTATTACATCGCCCATCGATCCTTTTTCTAGATGAACCGACAATTGGATTAGATGTAAACACGCAAGAAAAGGTACGACAATTCATTGCTAAATATAATCGCGAGCATAAAACAACCATCCTCTTAACTTCACATTACATGGGTGATGTTACTGCACTTTGTGATCGGGTATTGATCATTAATCACGGGAAACTTCTTTACGACGGAGAGCTTCAAGTTTTAACGGAAAGATTAACACCTTACAAATTGTTAGAGGTTCGTCTTCCCTTCACTTCACACGGTCCCTGGGATAAATTCGGAGAAGTGGTTTCATTTGAAGATGGGAAATTAACGCTTAGAGTCGCAAGAGACCGAGTACCGATCGTTTCCTCCGAACTGCTGACTAACTTTGAAATTAATGACCTGAATATACAAGATCCGCCGATGGAAGAAGTGATTACTCTTGCTTTCCAGGAGGAATCCCATGCTAATTAA
- a CDS encoding DUF2294 domain-containing protein yields the protein MVLSKKKLEAEISGSFIKYQRELLGRGPQEAKTYIIQDMVIIRCKGVLTTEEKHLVSHDKGRILVKKMRQVLREMYSQEYEKIVENLTQCKVLCSHSDTSTKIGERIEVFIVDRDLEKILDE from the coding sequence ATGGTTCTTTCTAAAAAGAAACTTGAAGCAGAGATCAGTGGATCATTTATAAAATACCAAAGAGAATTACTTGGACGCGGTCCGCAAGAAGCAAAAACCTATATTATTCAAGACATGGTAATTATTCGTTGCAAAGGAGTGTTGACCACTGAGGAAAAGCATCTTGTTTCCCATGATAAAGGAAGAATACTAGTAAAAAAAATGAGACAAGTTCTTCGGGAAATGTATAGTCAGGAATATGAGAAAATTGTTGAAAATCTTACTCAATGTAAAGTCCTGTGCAGCCATAGTGACACTAGCACAAAAATAGGGGAAAGAATTGAAGTATTTATTGTAGACCGGGATTTAGAAAAAATATTAGATGAGTAA
- a CDS encoding amino acid permease has protein sequence MNNIFRKKPIADLMAQSQNKELKRALGLMDLILLGIGCIVGTGIFVVTGVIAAQSAGPAIILSFILAGIACALAAFCYAEFSSSIPVSGSVYTYTYATLGELIGFLIGWDLMLEYVIALAAVATGWSSYFQSLIAGFNLHVPAILASAPGSGQGGVVNLPAIIIILLITALVSKGVKESTRFNNVIVLLKIGIVLLFVFAGIKYVKPANWTPFMPFGFNGVVTSAATVFFAYIGFDVIANASEEVKNPQRNMPIGIVASLAICTFLYVVVSLILTGMVPYTKLNVGDPVSFALKFVGQNSIAGIISVGAIIGITTVLLALLYSQIRLTYAMSRDGLLPKVFAKVHPKFQTPFKNTWMTGFIAAGIAGFVDLTTLAHLVNMGTLAAFTLISISVIALRKKQPNLKAAFRVPFVPVLPIISALLCIYLSLSLPSITWICFFIWITVGIIVYISYSKKHSYLNTPFSDTQDKKIS, from the coding sequence ATGAACAACATTTTCAGAAAAAAACCGATTGCCGATTTAATGGCTCAGAGTCAAAATAAAGAGCTAAAACGCGCACTAGGTTTGATGGATTTAATACTGCTTGGGATCGGCTGTATAGTAGGGACTGGGATTTTTGTTGTAACAGGTGTAATTGCAGCGCAAAGCGCAGGACCAGCTATTATTCTTTCCTTTATTCTTGCAGGTATTGCATGTGCTTTGGCCGCTTTTTGCTATGCTGAGTTTTCTTCTTCTATACCGGTTTCCGGCAGTGTTTATACGTATACGTATGCTACATTAGGCGAACTGATCGGCTTTTTAATCGGCTGGGATTTAATGCTTGAGTATGTCATTGCCCTTGCAGCTGTGGCAACAGGCTGGTCTTCCTATTTTCAATCGTTAATTGCTGGTTTTAATCTACATGTTCCCGCTATTCTTGCATCTGCACCTGGCAGCGGCCAAGGTGGAGTTGTCAACTTACCTGCTATCATTATTATTCTATTAATCACAGCTCTTGTAAGTAAAGGCGTTAAAGAAAGTACCCGTTTTAACAACGTTATTGTTCTTCTGAAAATCGGAATTGTATTATTATTTGTTTTTGCTGGAATTAAATATGTCAAACCGGCTAACTGGACACCTTTTATGCCATTTGGCTTCAATGGTGTAGTGACTAGTGCCGCTACTGTTTTCTTTGCCTATATCGGCTTCGATGTCATTGCCAATGCATCAGAAGAAGTGAAGAACCCGCAGCGTAATATGCCAATTGGTATTGTAGCTTCATTAGCAATTTGTACTTTCTTGTATGTTGTCGTTTCATTAATTCTAACAGGTATGGTGCCGTATACGAAGTTGAATGTAGGAGACCCTGTTTCCTTTGCCCTTAAATTTGTAGGTCAAAATAGTATCGCCGGTATTATTTCAGTAGGTGCGATTATTGGGATTACCACAGTCCTGCTTGCATTATTATATTCACAAATCCGGTTAACCTACGCTATGAGCAGAGACGGTCTATTACCAAAAGTTTTTGCAAAGGTACATCCCAAATTTCAAACACCTTTTAAAAACACATGGATGACCGGATTTATTGCAGCTGGAATTGCAGGATTTGTTGACTTAACAACACTTGCTCATCTTGTAAACATGGGAACATTGGCTGCTTTCACGCTGATTTCAATCTCAGTTATTGCATTACGTAAGAAACAGCCAAATCTTAAAGCAGCATTTCGAGTCCCATTTGTCCCAGTTCTTCCAATTATCAGTGCACTTTTATGTATCTATTTATCATTAAGCTTGCCAAGTATTACATGGATTTGCTTTTTCATTTGGATTACTGTTGGAATCATCGTGTATATATCGTATTCAAAGAAACATAGTTATCTGAATACCCCATTTAGTGACACACAAGATAAAAAAATAAGTTAA